The DNA window GCTGGCGCTGTGGGCCGGCGCACCCGCGTTGCGCCGGCTCGGCGCCGGCCGGCCGGGCGGACGCATCGACCTGGCCGGCACCGCGCTGTTCGTGTTCGCCACCTGCGCCCTGCTGACCGCGCTGTCCTGGGGCGGCGGCCGCTACGCGTGGCTGTCCGCGCCGGTGCTCGGCGGCTTCGGCCTGGCCGCGCTGGGCGCGCTGGCGTTCGCCCGCCGACAAGGCCGCAGCGCCGAGCCGATGTTGCCGCCGGCGTTGCTGCGCGATGCGGTGATCGGCCCGGCCTTGCTGGTCTGTCTGCTCATGTACGGCTTCTACATCGCCGTGGCGGTGCTGATTCCGGCCTACTTCCAGATCGGCCACGGCCTGCCCGCTTCGCGCGCCGGGTTGCTGCTGGTGCCGGCGCTGGTGTCCGGCGCGATCGGCGCGTTATGGGCCGGGCGCTACGCCGCACGCAGCGGCGACTATCGGCGCCCGGTGTTGGCCACGCTGCCGATCGCGATGCTGGCCGCGCTGGCGATGGGCGTGTGGGCGCAGTCGCTGAGCCCGCTGGCGGCGGCCCTGTTGTTCGCCGCCGTCGGCCTGGGCACTGGCCCGTGCAGCGCGCTGGTCAACGTGATCGCGCAGAACGCCGCACCGGCCGAGCAGCTCGGCGCGGTCACCGGCGCGATGGCGTTCGCGCGCACGCTGGGCGCGGCGATCGTCACCACCGCCGGATCGGCGCTGATCCTCATGCACGTGCGCGGCAGCGGCGGCGAGTTCGCCGGCGCGCGGTTGAGCGAACTGGCCGCCCAGACCTTGCCGGCGCCGACTCGCGAACTGTTCCGCGCCGGCTTCGCCCAGTTGTTCTTCGCCACCGCGCTGGCGATGGCCGCGACCTGGCTGGTCTATGCGGCGATCCGTTCGCCGGTGCTGAACCTGCGCCCGGCCGCGGCCGAGTCCTGAGACAAGCGCCGAATTGCGAACCCGCTCGCAGTTCGGCGCCCGGATCGGCCCCGGGCTAGGGTCGTTCCCAGGTAGCGCCAGCCCAGGCCGCGTCGTGCAATGCGCCTACAGGGGCGCAATTACGACGAGGGACCGCTCATGGACAGCGTCAACGGCGCATCGCGCAGCAACGAAACCCAGTCCGCCAACGCCAGCGACCCGGCCCAGGCCACACCGACCGCGAGCGAGCTGCGCGAAGACGAGCTGCGCGAAACGTTGCGCGAAAATCCGCAGGCGGTGGCTGCGCTGGACCGTCTGGTCGCCGACCGGAATTTCGCCCAACTGACCGACGAGCAGAAAGTCGAGTCGCTGAATTCCTTCGCCGCCGCACCCAACGCCGCCACCGCGAGCTATCTGCAAGGCGCCGCCGAACTCAGCCTGAATCCGCAGGCCACACCGAGCGGCCTGACCCCCGACGCCGGCACCCTGACGCTCGACGGCGTCACTTACGGCATCGAACAAGGGCGCCTGCTCGATGCCCAGGGCCGGACGGTCGGCACCATCCGCAACGACGGCAGCCTGCAATTGGCGGTCGAGACCGCGCCGCGCAGCGTCTACGACAACATCTCCACCCGGGTGCAGCTGCAAGAACTCGACGGCACCCAGATGCGCAACGTGCTCGACCTGCACGCGGCCGATCCGCGCGGCCGCCTGGACAACCCCAACCTCAACCAAGAGGTCGCCAACCGGGTCACCGCGGTGATCGAACAGGCCCGCCGCGAAGGCATGAACATGCGCGTGGACACCGCCTACCGCAGCTTCCCCGAGCAGGACGCGCTGTACGCGCAGGGCCGCACCGCGCCCGGCAACCGGGTCACCAACGCGCGCGGCGGTCAGTCCTGGCACAACTACGGCGTCGCGGTCGACGTGGTGTTCAACGACGCCAACGGCCGGCCGAGCTGGGCCGAAACCAACAACTGGGACCGCTACGGCCAGATCGCGGTGTCGCAGGGCCTGGAATGGGGCGGCAATTGGCAAGGCTTGGTCGACCGTCCGCATGTCGAGTACCACCCCGGCTTCGACGCCGGCGATGCGCGTCACATGCAGCAGAGCCATCGCCAGGGCGGGCTGGAAGCGGTCTGGGACCGCATGGGCATCGGCCAGCGGCCTTGATCCGCAGAACCGCCGCGCATCCGCGCGCTAGACTGCCTCGGCCATGAACGACGAACGTCTCGCCACGATCGACCGACGCCGCGCTGCGAAACCCGCAGCGCGGCGCCGCTGGGCCCGCATCGCCGCCGGCGCGCTGAGCCTGGTCTTGCCGCTGGCCTTGTCCGCCTGCCTGGCCGGGCCGCCGCCGGCCACCGCCAGCGCAGCGGCGATCGTCGATTCGCAACCGCTGACGGGCACCGGCGCGGTCGCCTTCCATCCGCAGCGCGCGCTGCTGGCCTGGGCCGACGGCAACCGCTGGCACACGCTCGACCTCGACAACGGCCGGCGCAGCGACCACCTCGCCGAGGCGCCGGTGGCCGACCTGGGCTTCGCCGCCGACGGCGATCTGTGGTTGATCGCCGACCGCGCCGAGCGTTGGCGCGACGGCCGCCGCCTGTGCCGCAGCGAGGCCGACGACCTCAGTCGCTGGTTCGGCGCCGACGCCGAGGGCGCGGCGGTGGCCCGCTACAGTCATTCCGACGGCATCGGCCCGCTGCGCCAGCAACTGTGGCTGTCGTCCGACTGCCGCACCGTGCGCGAAGACACGCGGCCTTTGCCCGCGCACATCCGCGACGTCGGCGACGACCCGGGCGAACCGCTGCGCACCGGCGCCGCGCCGGCGTCGAGCGGCCTGGCCGCGCAACTGCCCTCGCTCGGCGCCGACGGCACCGCCCCGCGCCGCACCCTCGCCCTCTCCCACGACGGCCGCTGGCGCGTACTCGAAGAAAACGGCCAGCGCATCCTGCGCCGCACCGACGCCCCCTGACCCCACGCTCCAGCGCTGGCCCTTCGACCTCGAATCCCCAATCCCCGCAGCCTCCGCGCAGCGGCCGCGACTGACACATGGCACTGTCGCGCCGCACGCCCGCCGTCCTACCGTCGCCGGACGTTTTCTACACGGTGCGAGCATGAGCAAGCAGTGGGCGGTGTGGGGGTTGGCGCTGGCGGCCGCGACGGCGCAGGCGCAGCAGGTCGATCTGTCGGCGCTGGACAAGAACATGCACGGCCGCCCGGCGCAGGTGCTGGTGCTCGGCACCGTGCATCTGTCGGACATGCCGAAGACCTTCGACGCCAAGGCGCTGGCGCCGCTGCTCGACCGGGTCGCCGCGTTCGAGCCCGAGATCATCACCATCGAGTCGATCTCCGGCGAAAGCTGCGACCTGGTCGCGCGCCACCCGGCCGTCTACAGCGCGGACGACTTCAAACCCTATTGCCGCGACACTTCGGACGCGCGCGCGGCGACCGGCCTGGACGTGCCGGCGGCGATCGCCGAAGCCAACCGGACCCTCAAGCAGTGGCCGGCCCAGCCCAGCGCGGCGCAACGCCGGCGTCTGGCCGCGGTGTTCCTGGCCGCCGGCGATTCGACCTCGGCCCTGGTGCAATGGCTGTACCTGCCGGCCGCCGAACGCCGCGCCGGCGACGGCCTCGACGCCAAGCTCGTCGCCCGACTGGAAAAAGCGCGCGCCGGGCGCAGCGAGAACGAACTGATCGCCGCGCCGCTGGCGGTGCGCGCCGGCTTGCAGCGGGTCCACCCGACCGACGACCACACCGGCGACGCCGTCGACGTCTCCGACCCGCAGGCCTACGGCCAGGCGATCATGGCCGCCTGGGCCTCGGCCAAGGAAGCCTCCAAGACAGTGCGCGAACGCGACGATGCGCTGCGCCGCGGCCAGGACATGCTGGCCCTGTACCGCTACATCAATCGGCCGGACGTGCTCAGCGTCGTCGCCGACGGCGATTTCGGCGCAGCGATGCGCGAGGCCTCGCCGCAGCGCCTGGCCCAGGTCTACGTCGCCGGCTGGGAAACCCGCAACCTGCGCATGGTCGCCAACATCCGCGCCAGCTTCCGCGAGCGTCCCGGCGCGCGCGTGCTGGCGATCGTCGGCAGCCAGCACAAGCCCTGGTTCGACTCGCTGCTGGGGCAGATGCAGGGCGTGGAGATCGTCGACCTGCAGCAAGTGCTGAAGTGAGTCGCCGATCCGGCCGTCGCCCGCTGTCCCAGCGGGCGCGGTCCGCCGGCCAGGCGCCGGTTCGCCGTCACACGGCCAACAGGCGCATCGCCAGCCACGCCGGAACGCCGAGGTAGAACGCCGCCCGCCCCAGCCACTCCAGCGCGTCGCGCAACGCCGCCGCGTGCGCGCTGCGCAGCGCGACCGCCAGCGCCGCGACCGCCTCGATCGCGATCCGCAGCGCGGCGGCGAACAGCATCAGGCCGATCGACCACGACGCCCACCAGATCGCCAGGCCGGTCAGGTAGGCGACCAGCCCGTAGCTGTAGTACTCGCCGAACGTACCGCCGAAGGCGATGATCTGGTGCAGGCGGAACGCGACCAGCGCCAGCAGCAGCGGGAACAAGCCGAACGTCAGCAAGGCATGGTCGAGCCGCGGCCGGCGCGCGTCGGCGCGGCTTTGCGCCAATTCGGCCAGGCCGGCGGCGAACCGGCCTTCCAGGCGCCACGGCGCGCCCGCCGCCGCGGTCATGCGCTGCAACGCGCGCGGGTTCGCCCGCGCCAGGCCGCGCGACCACAGCGGGCCTTCGGCCAGGCGCAGATCGGCGCCGCCGCGCGGCAACGGGACGTACCAGGGCCGCAGCGCGACGATCGACGC is part of the Lysobacter firmicutimachus genome and encodes:
- a CDS encoding MFS transporter, whose protein sequence is MSAAAATDRRAVGGLMLAVFLGALEQTVVATALPAIVRELQRIDLLGWTISIYLLATAAATPVIAKLGDLHGRRRLMHACVALFVLGSLACALAPSLPALIAARAVQGVGGAGLIVIAQASVAEIAGPRERSRYTGLFAMVWALAGLIGPVLGGLLTDTLGWRAVFWINLPLGALALWAGAPALRRLGAGRPGGRIDLAGTALFVFATCALLTALSWGGGRYAWLSAPVLGGFGLAALGALAFARRQGRSAEPMLPPALLRDAVIGPALLVCLLMYGFYIAVAVLIPAYFQIGHGLPASRAGLLLVPALVSGAIGALWAGRYAARSGDYRRPVLATLPIAMLAALAMGVWAQSLSPLAAALLFAAVGLGTGPCSALVNVIAQNAAPAEQLGAVTGAMAFARTLGAAIVTTAGSALILMHVRGSGGEFAGARLSELAAQTLPAPTRELFRAGFAQLFFATALAMAATWLVYAAIRSPVLNLRPAAAES
- a CDS encoding M15 family metallopeptidase encodes the protein MDSVNGASRSNETQSANASDPAQATPTASELREDELRETLRENPQAVAALDRLVADRNFAQLTDEQKVESLNSFAAAPNAATASYLQGAAELSLNPQATPSGLTPDAGTLTLDGVTYGIEQGRLLDAQGRTVGTIRNDGSLQLAVETAPRSVYDNISTRVQLQELDGTQMRNVLDLHAADPRGRLDNPNLNQEVANRVTAVIEQARREGMNMRVDTAYRSFPEQDALYAQGRTAPGNRVTNARGGQSWHNYGVAVDVVFNDANGRPSWAETNNWDRYGQIAVSQGLEWGGNWQGLVDRPHVEYHPGFDAGDARHMQQSHRQGGLEAVWDRMGIGQRP
- a CDS encoding DUF5694 domain-containing protein, with translation MSKQWAVWGLALAAATAQAQQVDLSALDKNMHGRPAQVLVLGTVHLSDMPKTFDAKALAPLLDRVAAFEPEIITIESISGESCDLVARHPAVYSADDFKPYCRDTSDARAATGLDVPAAIAEANRTLKQWPAQPSAAQRRRLAAVFLAAGDSTSALVQWLYLPAAERRAGDGLDAKLVARLEKARAGRSENELIAAPLAVRAGLQRVHPTDDHTGDAVDVSDPQAYGQAIMAAWASAKEASKTVRERDDALRRGQDMLALYRYINRPDVLSVVADGDFGAAMREASPQRLAQVYVAGWETRNLRMVANIRASFRERPGARVLAIVGSQHKPWFDSLLGQMQGVEIVDLQQVLK